One part of the Coleofasciculus sp. FACHB-T130 genome encodes these proteins:
- a CDS encoding serine/threonine protein kinase: MIGRLLDQRYQVVQALGAGGFGKTYIAKDTRRPGAPTCVVKHLKPASSDPHFLETARRLFTSEAETLEQLGNHDQIPRLLANFEENQEFYLVQEFIDGHPLSAELSPSYRWEEGQVIQMLQQVLSVLEFVHYNGVIHRDIKPDNLIRRNSDSKLVLVDFGAVKLLRTQTLINQAQASATVAIGTPGYMPTEQAQGRPRPNSDIYALGMIGIQALTGLMPLQLHEDPQTGEILWQHLVAVSPGLAGVLTKMTRYHFKDRYQSATEALQNLQQLLYGGGQPGVGVGYPPIEYTSAPPPPPTPPSEQKTFAVVPPQPTPQPTPKAISHEYNRPVVAPSSNKFPLAMGIGVAILVFAVGGAIALYQSQPKSNGGSKSNPNEVVDKVQETCKVSDGPLNVRSSPNASVVGSVKQGTILSVTGTARNGWVPISSPLKGWVFRKYIDCGSSASTPTKPTPTTTAKPSPETPKPTVDRGREIIAQATEKFQAGDFDGAIALVRSIPTNSSAYGQAREALQEWSLNWSVAQGIYRDSQRAFEQGRWQDVIAAANDPGLPQIRYWQDRLRQLAAQAEQKQNEQTPSPSPSESPTESPSPTESPSPIQSPSESPRPTESPATEPSL; the protein is encoded by the coding sequence ATGATCGGGCGTTTATTAGACCAGCGTTACCAAGTTGTCCAAGCCTTAGGTGCCGGTGGATTCGGAAAAACCTACATCGCCAAAGACACCCGCCGTCCTGGTGCCCCAACTTGTGTTGTCAAGCACCTCAAGCCTGCTAGTAGCGACCCTCATTTTTTGGAAACGGCTAGACGGTTATTCACTAGCGAAGCCGAAACTCTAGAACAACTGGGAAATCACGACCAAATTCCTAGATTATTAGCCAACTTTGAAGAAAACCAAGAATTTTACTTGGTACAAGAGTTCATCGATGGGCATCCCCTCAGCGCCGAACTCTCACCCAGTTATCGTTGGGAAGAAGGTCAAGTCATCCAGATGCTGCAACAAGTCTTGAGCGTTTTGGAATTTGTCCACTACAACGGCGTCATCCACCGCGACATCAAACCAGACAACTTAATCCGACGCAACTCAGATAGCAAGCTAGTTTTAGTTGACTTTGGCGCAGTCAAGCTACTGCGAACTCAAACACTCATCAATCAAGCACAAGCCAGTGCCACCGTTGCCATTGGCACTCCCGGCTATATGCCAACCGAACAAGCGCAAGGGAGACCCCGCCCCAATAGCGATATTTATGCTTTGGGTATGATTGGCATCCAGGCGCTGACGGGGCTAATGCCACTGCAATTGCACGAAGATCCTCAGACAGGTGAGATCCTCTGGCAGCATCTAGTGGCGGTCAGTCCAGGGTTGGCAGGTGTTTTAACAAAGATGACCCGCTACCACTTCAAAGACCGCTATCAGTCAGCAACGGAAGCACTACAAAACTTGCAACAGCTACTCTATGGGGGTGGACAGCCAGGAGTGGGGGTTGGATATCCACCCATCGAGTACACATCCGCTCCCCCTCCGCCCCCAACTCCACCGTCTGAACAGAAAACCTTTGCAGTCGTTCCTCCACAACCAACACCACAACCTACTCCAAAAGCAATCAGTCACGAGTACAATCGTCCTGTTGTTGCTCCCTCGTCTAATAAATTTCCCCTAGCGATGGGGATCGGGGTAGCTATTTTGGTATTTGCGGTAGGGGGGGCTATTGCTCTTTATCAATCCCAACCCAAGAGTAATGGAGGGTCTAAGAGCAATCCGAATGAAGTGGTAGACAAAGTACAAGAGACTTGCAAAGTTTCGGATGGGCCATTAAATGTACGTTCTAGTCCTAACGCTTCGGTAGTAGGTAGCGTCAAACAAGGGACGATTTTATCTGTTACCGGCACTGCACGAAATGGTTGGGTGCCGATTAGTTCGCCGCTCAAGGGATGGGTATTTAGAAAATATATCGATTGTGGCTCATCGGCCTCAACGCCTACCAAGCCCACTCCAACAACGACTGCCAAACCCTCTCCAGAAACGCCGAAACCTACCGTCGATCGGGGGCGGGAGATCATCGCCCAAGCGACGGAAAAATTTCAAGCGGGTGATTTCGACGGCGCGATCGCTCTCGTTAGATCCATTCCCACTAACAGTTCTGCTTACGGACAAGCGCGGGAAGCGCTGCAAGAGTGGTCTTTGAACTGGTCAGTTGCACAAGGGATATATCGGGATTCCCAAAGAGCTTTCGAGCAAGGTCGGTGGCAAGATGTAATTGCCGCTGCAAACGACCCTGGACTTCCCCAAATCCGGTATTGGCAAGATCGGTTACGCCAATTAGCTGCACAAGCCGAGCAAAAACAGAACGAACAAACACCGTCTCCCAGCCCCAGCGAAAGTCCCACCGAGAGTCCTAGTCCCACTGAAAGCCCTAGCCCGATTCAGAGTCCGAGTGAAAGCCCTCGCCCCACGGAGAGTCCGGCAACTGAGCCTTCCTTGTGA
- a CDS encoding alanine--glyoxylate aminotransferase family protein, which produces MDDKLMLMIPGPTPVPEQVLLALAKHPFGHRSSEFSKLMAEVTQNLKWLHQTENDVLMLTASGTGAMEAGIINFLSPGDRVLVGCNGKFGDRWAELSQAFGLNVDTVKAEWGQALDPEQFREKLEADTDKQIKAVIVTHSETSTGVLNDLETINRHVKAHGEALMIVDAVTSLGAVNLPIDEWGIDVVGSGSQKGYMIPPGLAFVSVSPKAWEAYKTAKLPRYYLDLGKYRKDAAKNTTPFTPPVNLFVGLHVALKMMKAEGLESIFARHQRLMTATREAMNALSLPLFAPEGAGSPAITAVAPTGVDSEQIRSVMKKRFDIVLAGGQDHLKGKIFRIGHLGFVSDRDILAAVAALEATLREVGYEGFTPGAGVAAAARVFSTH; this is translated from the coding sequence ATGGACGATAAGTTAATGTTGATGATTCCCGGCCCAACACCAGTGCCGGAACAGGTATTACTCGCCTTAGCCAAGCATCCATTTGGGCACCGCAGCAGTGAATTTAGCAAACTGATGGCTGAGGTGACGCAAAACCTGAAATGGTTGCACCAAACCGAGAATGACGTGCTGATGTTAACTGCCAGTGGCACGGGGGCGATGGAAGCTGGCATCATTAACTTCCTGAGTCCAGGCGATCGCGTTTTGGTTGGCTGTAATGGCAAATTTGGCGATCGCTGGGCGGAACTTAGCCAAGCTTTCGGTCTGAATGTTGATACGGTAAAAGCTGAGTGGGGTCAAGCCCTCGACCCAGAACAATTCCGGGAAAAACTCGAAGCCGATACAGATAAACAAATCAAAGCGGTCATTGTCACCCATAGCGAGACATCCACTGGCGTTCTCAACGACCTGGAAACTATCAATCGTCATGTTAAAGCCCACGGTGAAGCTTTAATGATCGTTGACGCTGTTACCAGCTTGGGAGCTGTTAATCTGCCGATTGATGAATGGGGCATTGATGTGGTGGGGTCTGGCTCCCAAAAAGGTTACATGATTCCCCCAGGACTCGCGTTTGTCTCTGTCAGCCCGAAAGCTTGGGAAGCTTACAAAACGGCTAAGTTGCCCCGCTACTACTTGGATTTGGGCAAGTACCGCAAAGATGCCGCCAAAAACACCACTCCCTTTACCCCTCCGGTGAACTTATTTGTGGGGCTGCACGTTGCCCTGAAAATGATGAAGGCCGAGGGTTTGGAGTCGATTTTTGCCCGTCACCAACGGCTGATGACTGCCACCCGCGAGGCGATGAATGCGCTCTCGTTGCCGCTGTTTGCACCTGAAGGTGCAGGCAGTCCGGCGATTACCGCTGTGGCACCGACTGGGGTGGATTCGGAGCAAATCCGTAGCGTGATGAAAAAGCGGTTCGACATCGTCCTGGCTGGCGGACAAGACCATCTCAAAGGAAAAATCTTCCGGATTGGTCACTTGGGTTTTGTGAGCGATCGCGATATTCTCGCTGCCGTTGCCGCTTTGGAAGCGACACTGCGAGAAGTCGGATACGAAGGCTTTACTCCTGGTGCCGGTGTTGCTGCTGCCGCTAGGGTATTTAGCACCCACTAG
- a CDS encoding DUF5340 domain-containing protein has protein sequence MEPIPLPSRIHYELLLQVLERHTSFAVSQKPAVREQVHQLIGTLRKAMAQQKQLEQTCERANLPIDYRWSLNNIAFDQPPSPDIVTGHREPKV, from the coding sequence ATGGAGCCAATTCCTCTTCCCTCTCGTATCCACTACGAATTACTCCTGCAAGTGTTGGAACGCCACACCTCGTTCGCCGTTAGTCAAAAACCGGCAGTGCGGGAGCAAGTTCACCAGCTGATCGGTACTCTTCGCAAAGCAATGGCTCAACAGAAGCAACTCGAACAAACTTGCGAACGAGCAAATTTACCAATTGATTACCGTTGGTCTCTGAATAACATTGCCTTCGATCAACCACCTTCGCCAGATATTGTCACCGGACACCGAGAACCCAAGGTATAA